One stretch of Leadbetterella byssophila DSM 17132 DNA includes these proteins:
- a CDS encoding ABC transporter ATP-binding protein: protein MKQLTLHKAGKKYSKEWIFRDLSYTFTVGKPVAITGPNGAGKSTLVKAISGVIPLNEGKIEYDDLPEDVWHKYLGISAPYLELIEEFTLKESVDFHQKFRPLISGMSTLDFLEKLNLEKHSNKFIRDFSSGMKQKLKLGFAFFSENEVLILDEPTANIDHKGYEWYMEEVQKLLPHKIVLISSNEPKEYTFCQDTLSILDFKV, encoded by the coding sequence TTGAAGCAATTGACTTTGCATAAGGCAGGAAAGAAGTATTCGAAAGAATGGATCTTTCGTGACCTTAGTTATACCTTCACCGTTGGGAAACCGGTGGCCATTACCGGCCCTAACGGTGCAGGAAAAAGTACTCTCGTAAAAGCCATTTCCGGTGTAATTCCCCTAAATGAGGGGAAAATTGAATACGATGATCTTCCGGAAGATGTTTGGCACAAATACTTAGGTATTTCAGCACCTTATTTAGAACTGATTGAAGAATTTACCTTGAAAGAAAGTGTAGATTTTCATCAAAAATTCCGTCCACTGATCTCCGGAATGTCTACTCTTGATTTTCTAGAGAAATTAAACCTTGAAAAGCATTCCAATAAGTTTATTCGGGATTTCTCCTCCGGAATGAAGCAGAAGCTGAAATTGGGCTTTGCTTTTTTTTCTGAGAATGAAGTGCTCATTCTTGATGAACCTACCGCAAATATCGATCATAAGGGATATGAATGGTATATGGAAGAGGTTCAAAAATTACTTCCCCATAAGATCGTTTTGATCTCCTCTAATGAACCCAAAGAGTATACTTTTTGTCAAGATACTCTGAGTATTCTAGATTTTAAGGTATAG
- a CDS encoding MerR family transcriptional regulator encodes MKLFYSTDEVCTHLGIPRTTLEYYLLEFKINIKKAGRSRKFSHKDIEKLQKIVDLIQKQGHTIEGTKEKLKQKAKSQADIEEIVDRLQEIRKSLVILRDGIETN; translated from the coding sequence ATGAAATTATTTTACTCAACCGATGAAGTTTGCACCCATTTGGGTATTCCCAGGACCACTTTGGAGTACTACCTTTTGGAGTTCAAAATAAACATCAAAAAGGCAGGAAGAAGCAGAAAATTCAGCCATAAGGACATAGAAAAGCTTCAAAAAATAGTAGACCTTATCCAGAAACAAGGTCACACCATAGAAGGTACAAAAGAAAAATTAAAACAAAAAGCCAAGTCCCAGGCAGACATCGAAGAGATCGTAGACCGCCTTCAAGAGATCAGAAAATCCCTTGTAATTTTAAGGGATGGAATCGAAACCAACTGA
- the uvrB gene encoding excinuclease ABC subunit UvrB has translation MSYKLTSAFQPTGDQPQAIEQLVASVQSGEKATVLLGVTGSGKTFTIANVIQRLDMPVLILSHNKTLAAQLYGEFKQFFPENAVEYFISYYDYYQPEAYIATTNTYIEKDLMINQEIDKLRLSTVSSLMSGRKDVIVVASVSCIYGAGNPNEFKQSIVKVGVGDTISRNRLLYDLVAILYSRTEAEFNRGTFRVKGDTVDIYPGYADFAIRIIFWGDEVEEIQTIDPHSGKKIKSETKISIFPANLFVTGKDALQTSIRQIQDDLVTQIKYFESEGRQIEAERIQERTEFDLEMMRELGYCNGIENYSRYFDRRMPGERPFCLLDYFQDDFLLVVDESHVSIPQIGAMYGGDRSRKTSLVEYGFRLPSALDNRPLTFQEFEQLTPQTIYVSATPANYELNKAGGVVVEQIIRPTGLLDPEIEVRPSLNQIDDLLEEINDRIKKEERTLVTTLTKRMAEELSRYLERIGIKVAYIHSEIKTMDRVEILRELRLGTIDVLVGVNLLREGLDLPEVSLVAIMDADKEGFLRDNRSLIQTIGRAARNSNGKVIMYADKITGSMQQAIDETQRRRAIQMEYNKAHGITPKTILKSKEAIMEQTSIADFKAVPKSYYVEPDKANIAADPVVAYMNKEQLEKLMQEAKSNMEKAASELNFLQAARYRDEMLQLQERLSNLA, from the coding sequence ATGAGCTATAAACTTACGTCCGCATTTCAACCTACAGGTGACCAGCCCCAAGCCATAGAACAACTCGTAGCCTCCGTCCAATCCGGTGAAAAAGCTACCGTACTTTTAGGTGTTACAGGTAGTGGAAAGACGTTCACTATAGCTAATGTCATTCAACGCTTGGATATGCCTGTGCTGATCCTCAGCCATAACAAGACACTCGCGGCTCAGCTTTATGGAGAATTCAAACAATTTTTTCCCGAAAATGCCGTAGAGTACTTTATTTCTTATTACGATTATTACCAACCTGAAGCCTATATAGCCACCACAAACACCTACATAGAGAAAGATCTGATGATCAATCAGGAGATTGACAAACTTCGACTCTCTACCGTATCCTCCCTCATGTCTGGAAGAAAGGATGTAATAGTAGTGGCCTCCGTGTCTTGCATCTATGGTGCAGGTAACCCAAATGAATTCAAACAAAGTATAGTTAAAGTAGGCGTGGGAGATACCATCAGTAGAAACCGCCTCCTATATGATTTAGTGGCCATACTATATTCCAGAACAGAAGCTGAATTCAATAGAGGAACCTTCCGCGTCAAAGGAGACACCGTAGACATCTACCCCGGATATGCTGACTTCGCCATTAGAATCATCTTCTGGGGAGACGAGGTGGAAGAGATACAAACCATAGACCCCCATTCTGGAAAGAAAATCAAGTCGGAAACGAAGATTTCTATTTTCCCTGCTAACCTTTTCGTGACGGGGAAAGATGCACTGCAAACTTCCATCCGTCAGATTCAGGATGACCTGGTTACCCAAATCAAATATTTTGAATCTGAAGGCCGACAAATAGAAGCCGAACGCATTCAAGAAAGGACAGAATTTGATCTGGAAATGATGAGGGAATTAGGATACTGTAATGGTATTGAAAACTATTCCCGTTACTTTGACCGAAGAATGCCGGGAGAAAGACCCTTCTGTCTTTTGGATTACTTTCAAGATGATTTTCTATTGGTAGTAGACGAAAGCCATGTGAGTATACCTCAAATAGGTGCCATGTACGGTGGCGATAGATCCCGTAAAACCTCTCTGGTAGAGTACGGTTTCCGTTTGCCATCTGCTTTGGATAACCGACCACTGACCTTCCAGGAGTTTGAACAACTCACCCCTCAAACCATCTACGTGAGTGCTACACCTGCAAATTATGAGCTGAACAAGGCCGGTGGGGTTGTAGTAGAACAAATCATTCGTCCTACGGGGCTCTTAGACCCTGAAATAGAGGTACGTCCGAGTCTAAATCAGATAGATGACCTATTAGAGGAAATCAACGATAGAATCAAGAAAGAGGAAAGAACCCTGGTCACTACCTTAACCAAAAGAATGGCGGAGGAGCTAAGCAGATACTTGGAGAGAATTGGTATAAAGGTAGCTTACATACATTCAGAGATCAAAACCATGGACCGAGTAGAGATCTTAAGAGAGCTTCGTCTAGGCACCATAGACGTTCTCGTAGGGGTTAACCTTCTCAGAGAGGGATTAGACCTTCCAGAGGTCTCTTTAGTGGCCATAATGGACGCTGATAAGGAAGGATTCCTTAGAGATAACAGGTCTTTGATTCAGACCATTGGTAGGGCGGCCAGAAATTCAAACGGGAAAGTAATCATGTATGCCGATAAGATCACAGGATCCATGCAGCAGGCCATAGATGAAACCCAAAGGCGTAGAGCCATTCAGATGGAGTACAACAAAGCTCACGGTATCACGCCTAAGACCATTTTGAAAAGCAAAGAAGCCATTATGGAACAAACTTCCATTGCTGACTTTAAAGCTGTACCAAAAAGTTACTATGTTGAACCGGATAAAGCGAATATAGCTGCTGACCCTGTAGTAGCCTATATGAATAAGGAGCAATTAGAGAAATTAATGCAGGAGGCCAAATCAAACATGGAAAAGGCCGCCAGCGAATTGAATTTCTTGCAGGCGGCCCGTTACAGAGACGAAATGCTCCAGTTGCAGGAGCGGCTTTCAAATCTGGCTTAG
- the dprA gene encoding DNA-processing protein DprA, giving the protein MESKPTDILYKIALSRLEGIGGVLFKILITRLGSAQEVFQTPLSKLSKIPGIGPQLSQSLRQKTDALLEAEKILKYCNKNRITVLEPSEYPLLLKQIYDAPPLLYTKGLGSLQEHKTLAVVGTRKASAYGKSILNELIENLTDVQIISGLAYGIDIAAHKAALQHQKSTVAVLANGLHTVYPSVHKKVADQIQENGLLVSEQPPFLPLHPNQFIARNRIIAGLAQAVLIVESKHKGGSMVTAEMANHYNREVFAVPGDLHKPLSEGPLQLIHDHKAQIYLHPKQLSEIMLWTQEVAPRPKWENESERSLIEIIANYREIGIDELSWRTEIPLNQLASHLLELEFKGVVKQLPGKKFSLA; this is encoded by the coding sequence ATGGAATCGAAACCAACTGATATACTGTACAAAATTGCCCTTAGTAGGCTGGAGGGCATAGGAGGTGTATTGTTCAAAATTCTGATAACTCGCCTGGGTTCTGCTCAGGAGGTCTTTCAAACCCCTTTATCGAAACTCTCAAAAATACCGGGAATAGGACCGCAGTTATCCCAAAGTCTAAGACAAAAGACAGATGCCCTGCTAGAAGCAGAAAAGATCTTGAAATACTGCAACAAAAACAGGATCACGGTATTGGAACCTTCGGAGTACCCCTTATTGCTAAAACAAATCTATGATGCTCCTCCACTTCTGTATACCAAAGGACTAGGTTCTCTACAGGAGCATAAAACCCTAGCGGTGGTGGGTACTAGGAAAGCTTCCGCATATGGGAAAAGCATCTTAAATGAACTTATCGAAAATTTGACAGATGTGCAGATCATCAGTGGGCTTGCCTATGGAATAGATATTGCAGCTCATAAGGCCGCATTACAACATCAAAAAAGTACCGTGGCCGTGCTAGCGAATGGCCTCCATACCGTCTACCCTTCCGTCCATAAAAAAGTAGCTGATCAAATACAAGAAAATGGCCTTTTGGTTTCTGAACAGCCCCCATTTCTACCTTTACATCCTAATCAATTCATAGCCAGAAATAGAATAATTGCAGGATTAGCACAGGCAGTTTTGATCGTTGAGTCCAAACATAAAGGTGGATCCATGGTCACCGCTGAAATGGCCAATCACTACAATAGAGAAGTATTTGCTGTCCCGGGGGACCTGCATAAACCCTTGTCTGAAGGTCCTTTGCAACTGATCCATGATCACAAAGCACAGATCTACCTCCATCCTAAGCAACTGAGTGAAATCATGCTTTGGACTCAAGAAGTAGCCCCTCGCCCTAAATGGGAGAACGAAAGTGAAAGATCTTTGATAGAAATTATAGCAAATTACCGGGAAATAGGGATAGATGAACTATCTTGGAGAACAGAAATACCTTTGAATCAATTAGCTTCGCATCTTTTAGAGCTGGAATTCAAAGGGGTGGTCAAACAACTACCTGGAAAGAAGTTTAGTCTAGCATAG
- a CDS encoding DUF4920 domain-containing protein, which produces MKKLLFAVAFMLVSVLSFGQKYDSFGKKISAKGAQPISVLENKKEFSGGKVKIEGEVESVCQMKGCWMTIKKTDGSTMMVKFKDYDFFVPKDIAGKKVIFEGVPTLKTLSVAEQRHYAEDAKKSKEEIEKITEDKVDVTFLAEGVLVQKN; this is translated from the coding sequence ATGAAGAAATTACTTTTTGCTGTAGCATTTATGTTAGTTTCTGTACTAAGTTTTGGACAGAAGTATGATTCCTTTGGGAAGAAGATAAGTGCTAAAGGTGCTCAACCCATTTCTGTATTAGAGAACAAGAAAGAGTTCTCTGGTGGGAAAGTGAAAATAGAAGGAGAGGTGGAGTCTGTTTGTCAGATGAAGGGATGTTGGATGACCATCAAGAAGACAGACGGATCAACCATGATGGTGAAATTTAAAGACTATGATTTCTTTGTTCCAAAGGATATCGCTGGTAAAAAGGTGATCTTTGAAGGAGTTCCTACATTGAAAACCCTAAGCGTAGCTGAACAACGCCATTATGCTGAAGACGCTAAGAAATCAAAGGAAGAGATCGAAAAGATCACAGAAGACAAAGTAGATGTTACCTTCTTAGCTGAAGGTGTACTTGTACAAAAGAACTAA